A region of uncultured Desulfobacter sp. DNA encodes the following proteins:
- a CDS encoding methyl-accepting chemotaxis protein, giving the protein MKWFKNIKIGVKLICSFLAVGILPLGCLGLVSLNLSTKALERTAFNQLEAVREIKKFQLESYFQERLDDIKVLANCPFTKSAAKALEQAFNSAGGVQSHRFVGKAGGVYDAPDSYRKVHDIYFEIFKHYMEQYGYYDIFLLDPVYGDTYFTVTKEADFGQRAQGIDSSLRDVWRAAKNSRITISDIRTYEPSANAPAQFLAAPIIDNGKTISILAFQLSIDAINRIMTERSGMGESGESYLVGQDKLMRSDSYLDPDNHTVAASFANPAKGKVDTEASGSVLNGKTENKIVIDYNGNPVLSAFTPIKVGETIWGLLVEIDKAEAFRPILSIKINIGIIALISIILIVLAALFMARSITIPIKKGVVMAMKMSDGDLTQLIDIERKDEVGMLVQALNRMSSHLRQMFNDIITGTQTLTTASAELSAISGQISSNAQTTADKSTGVTLAAREMNGNINRVARATEETTANIQMIVSATEEMTATIQELSKNISTGNATTSRAVEKAKTVLDKVDVLGATAVDISKVSDTISEISEQTNLLALNATIEAARAGEAGKGFAVVAAEIKALAQQTAQATEEISSKISSVQTTTEDSVEAIKAIVDLINEINTIVSSVAVAIEEQFATTQEIANNVNHAAQGLDSVNESIGQVSGVANEVTEEISDVSRATDEMKTGSRQVMTSAQKLLNLAEELKNMMNRFKI; this is encoded by the coding sequence ATGAAGTGGTTTAAGAATATTAAAATAGGTGTGAAACTTATATGCTCGTTTCTGGCGGTGGGTATCCTTCCGTTGGGGTGCCTGGGCCTAGTTTCCCTTAATCTGTCAACCAAAGCATTGGAACGTACGGCGTTCAATCAATTGGAAGCGGTCAGGGAAATAAAAAAATTCCAGCTTGAAAGCTATTTCCAGGAGCGACTTGACGATATCAAGGTGCTTGCAAACTGTCCATTTACGAAAAGCGCGGCCAAAGCTTTGGAACAGGCTTTTAATTCAGCTGGAGGCGTACAGTCACACCGTTTTGTGGGTAAAGCCGGCGGGGTGTATGATGCACCGGATTCTTACAGGAAGGTTCACGATATCTATTTTGAAATATTCAAACATTATATGGAGCAATATGGTTATTATGATATTTTTTTGCTTGATCCTGTGTATGGAGATACCTATTTTACCGTCACCAAAGAGGCTGATTTCGGGCAGCGCGCGCAAGGGATTGATTCCTCCCTTCGTGACGTGTGGCGGGCCGCTAAAAACAGCAGGATTACTATATCCGATATACGTACCTATGAACCTTCTGCCAATGCACCGGCACAGTTTCTGGCTGCACCCATCATAGACAACGGTAAAACCATAAGCATTCTGGCCTTTCAGCTCTCCATTGATGCCATCAACAGAATTATGACCGAACGTAGCGGTATGGGGGAGTCCGGCGAATCCTATCTGGTGGGCCAGGATAAACTCATGCGCTCAGATTCATATCTTGATCCGGACAACCATACGGTTGCCGCTTCCTTTGCCAACCCAGCAAAGGGAAAAGTAGATACTGAAGCATCCGGGAGTGTCCTGAACGGAAAAACAGAAAACAAAATTGTAATTGACTATAACGGGAATCCGGTTTTGTCTGCCTTTACCCCAATCAAAGTGGGTGAAACCATTTGGGGGCTTTTAGTTGAAATTGACAAGGCAGAGGCATTCAGGCCCATTTTGTCCATAAAAATAAATATTGGAATAATAGCACTGATTTCTATTATTCTGATTGTATTGGCTGCCCTGTTCATGGCCCGGTCAATAACCATACCCATTAAAAAAGGCGTGGTCATGGCCATGAAAATGTCTGATGGTGATTTGACTCAACTGATCGATATTGAACGGAAAGATGAAGTCGGTATGCTTGTTCAGGCATTGAATAGGATGTCTTCACATCTGCGTCAGATGTTCAATGACATTATTACAGGTACACAAACGCTCACCACAGCCTCGGCCGAACTGTCAGCCATATCTGGACAGATTTCGTCAAATGCGCAAACCACTGCCGACAAATCGACCGGTGTCACACTGGCAGCCCGGGAAATGAATGGAAATATAAATCGTGTGGCCAGGGCAACAGAAGAAACCACTGCAAACATTCAGATGATCGTATCTGCAACTGAAGAGATGACAGCGACAATTCAGGAGTTGTCCAAAAATATCTCCACCGGGAACGCCACCACCTCCCGTGCCGTGGAAAAGGCAAAAACGGTTTTAGACAAAGTTGATGTCCTTGGTGCTACCGCTGTGGATATCAGCAAAGTATCAGACACCATTTCAGAAATTTCAGAACAAACCAATCTTCTGGCATTAAATGCCACCATTGAGGCGGCAAGGGCTGGAGAAGCAGGTAAAGGGTTTGCCGTCGTGGCGGCAGAGATTAAAGCACTGGCACAGCAGACAGCCCAGGCAACAGAGGAAATCAGTTCCAAGATTTCAAGTGTTCAAACCACCACGGAGGACTCGGTGGAGGCCATAAAAGCCATTGTTGATCTTATTAATGAAATTAACACAATTGTCAGTTCCGTGGCGGTGGCCATTGAAGAACAGTTCGCCACGACCCAGGAAATCGCAAATAATGTCAATCATGCGGCTCAAGGGCTTGACAGCGTTAATGAGAGTATTGGTCAGGTATCCGGTGTGGCCAATGAAGTGACAGAAGAAATCAGCGATGTCAGCAGAGCAACAGATGAAATGAAAACAGGCAGCCGACAGGTTATGACAAGTGCCCAAAAGTTATTAAACCTGGCTGAGGAGTTAAAGAATATGATGAACCGGTTCAAGATTTGA
- a CDS encoding rhomboid family intramembrane serine protease — translation MIPLKDEQETTITPVATYTIIFITSLVFVWQMIRGINDQTIAYTFGFVPAKYTMGQMADYFSLMNKLLSPFTYMFLHGGLWHFIGNMWFLNIFGDNIEQELGPFRFTVFYLVCGLLAAFFHFLLNHSSALPTIGASGAIAGVMGAYFLLHPGNKILTLIPVLIFPLFVRIPAFIFLGIWFFLQFMNAAGHGAGSGIAWWAHIGGFLSGMVLIGVNTKLPKTGVREWSDRYTRKKRSPRLHVITPGEGSSDLNLYGTIALTSLEALTGTKKLVTIPGGFKKSIYRVVIPAGIQRGSMLRLKGMGKSIPGMPPGDLFLRVEIKNII, via the coding sequence ATGATCCCCTTAAAAGATGAACAGGAAACAACTATCACTCCTGTAGCAACCTATACAATTATTTTTATCACCAGTCTGGTGTTTGTCTGGCAGATGATCAGGGGTATAAACGATCAAACCATTGCCTATACATTCGGTTTTGTCCCGGCCAAATACACCATGGGACAGATGGCGGATTATTTTTCCCTTATGAACAAGCTGTTATCACCTTTTACCTATATGTTTCTGCATGGCGGTTTATGGCATTTCATCGGGAATATGTGGTTTCTCAATATCTTCGGCGACAATATTGAGCAGGAGTTAGGGCCCTTTCGATTTACAGTTTTTTATCTGGTTTGTGGACTGCTTGCCGCATTTTTTCATTTTTTGCTCAACCATTCATCGGCTCTGCCGACCATTGGTGCAAGCGGAGCCATTGCAGGGGTCATGGGGGCCTATTTCCTCCTTCACCCGGGCAACAAAATCCTTACCCTGATCCCTGTACTCATTTTTCCTTTGTTTGTCAGGATACCTGCTTTTATTTTTCTGGGAATCTGGTTTTTTCTTCAATTCATGAACGCTGCAGGGCATGGTGCCGGTTCCGGCATTGCCTGGTGGGCCCACATTGGCGGTTTTCTTTCGGGCATGGTGCTGATCGGCGTGAACACAAAACTTCCCAAGACCGGGGTCAGGGAATGGAGTGACAGGTATACCCGAAAAAAACGCAGCCCAAGACTTCATGTCATCACCCCCGGAGAAGGTTCGTCAGACTTAAATCTTTACGGGACCATTGCCTTGACCTCCCTTGAGGCGCTCACAGGGACTAAAAAACTTGTCACCATCCCCGGTGGTTTTAAAAAATCGATTTACCGGGTGGTGATACCAGCAGGCATCCAGCGCGGATCCATGCTGCGGCTTAAGGGCATGGGGAAATCCATACCAGGCATGCCTCCTGGTGATCTTTTTCTGCGCGTGGAGATCAAAAACATCATATAG
- a CDS encoding putative molybdenum carrier protein — protein MGFLNKIVSGGQTGADRAALDFAINFNIPHGGWISKGRRTEAGPLPDVYNLKEMDSTDYPARTRQNILDSDGTVIIARGPLTGGSALTHEFALRTGKNVCSINLLEQDTFEASLILHDFLLDQGIHVLNVAGPRASHDPDIYYDVKTILTTALYLDFLETQENEIQEELWQTDQMIDQHFDFPKDFTSIKQATDALEQSLTLRGKILIARSQTCQMADIYFTFLEYVRSSLSLDEYNSNLFKFLSKGRTLKEYTPEDAVMDLLKELKNQLSPQFKLRVVSS, from the coding sequence ATGGGCTTTTTAAATAAAATTGTATCGGGCGGACAGACAGGGGCAGACCGTGCTGCTTTGGATTTTGCCATAAACTTCAATATTCCCCATGGGGGATGGATATCCAAAGGCCGGAGAACGGAAGCAGGACCACTGCCCGATGTTTACAATTTAAAAGAGATGGATAGCACCGATTATCCTGCCCGAACCCGGCAAAACATACTCGATTCCGACGGCACGGTGATCATTGCCAGGGGCCCTTTGACAGGAGGTTCAGCCCTGACCCATGAATTTGCACTGAGAACGGGCAAAAATGTCTGCTCAATTAATCTGCTGGAACAGGACACTTTTGAGGCATCATTGATCCTCCACGATTTTCTTCTGGATCAGGGCATTCATGTTCTTAACGTCGCAGGTCCCCGGGCCAGCCATGACCCGGATATCTATTATGATGTTAAAACCATTCTCACAACGGCTCTGTATCTTGATTTCCTTGAGACCCAAGAAAATGAGATCCAGGAAGAGTTATGGCAGACAGACCAGATGATTGATCAGCACTTTGATTTTCCGAAGGACTTCACCAGCATCAAACAGGCCACGGATGCCCTTGAGCAAAGCCTGACGCTCAGGGGAAAAATACTGATCGCCAGAAGCCAAACCTGTCAGATGGCAGACATCTACTTTACCTTTCTTGAATATGTGCGATCATCCCTCAGCCTGGATGAATATAACTCAAACCTGTTCAAATTTCTTTCCAAAGGAAGAACGCTCAAAGAATATACGCCTGAAGATGCGGTTATGGACCTTTTAAAAGAACTTAAAAACCAATTGTCTCCCCAATTTAAACTCAGGGTGGTGTCTTCATGA
- a CDS encoding adenylate/guanylate cyclase domain-containing protein translates to MDFWLRQKINITRAVMILVFWMFANFGFELYKLTFVSMENRSLLWPDFILRHAVAGGLAGIVGGLFLVYFNAYFFRKASYQAALVATGVVYCIGFACIWTIASRLPRPDYPLKFLDGLFSVSNLDVFLFWGGLVFCTAFLLQMGDKFGPGVLFQFILGKYHRPRQVFKIFMFLDMKNSTSIAETLGHKKYFQLLGTCFSDITTPVIACQGEIYQYVGDGIVLAWNMEKGLKNQNCIRCFFDIQHRFERNADRYKTRFGLVPGFRAGLHCGEVTAGEIGQIKRDIIYSGDVLNTTARIQDQCKVINEQVLVSGLLVKKILPCNGYKFLPKGDTRLRGKHESVSLFAVTPLG, encoded by the coding sequence TTGGATTTCTGGCTGAGGCAAAAAATCAATATAACAAGAGCTGTTATGATTCTGGTTTTCTGGATGTTCGCTAATTTCGGGTTTGAGCTGTATAAACTGACTTTTGTGTCCATGGAAAACCGCTCGCTCCTCTGGCCGGACTTTATCCTAAGGCATGCCGTGGCAGGCGGACTTGCAGGAATCGTCGGAGGTCTGTTTCTCGTCTACTTTAATGCCTATTTTTTCAGAAAAGCATCTTACCAGGCAGCCCTTGTGGCCACAGGGGTTGTTTATTGCATCGGATTTGCCTGTATCTGGACGATTGCATCCCGGCTGCCCCGGCCCGATTATCCGCTAAAATTTTTGGACGGCCTGTTCTCTGTTTCAAACCTGGACGTCTTTCTATTCTGGGGAGGCCTTGTTTTTTGTACGGCCTTTTTGCTGCAGATGGGCGACAAATTTGGCCCCGGGGTCCTTTTTCAATTTATCCTGGGAAAGTACCACAGACCCAGACAGGTCTTTAAAATTTTCATGTTTCTGGATATGAAAAATTCAACATCCATTGCTGAAACTCTGGGCCACAAAAAATATTTCCAACTGCTGGGAACATGCTTTTCAGATATCACAACACCCGTCATTGCCTGCCAGGGAGAGATCTATCAATATGTGGGAGATGGCATTGTACTTGCCTGGAACATGGAAAAGGGTTTAAAAAACCAAAATTGCATTCGCTGTTTTTTTGATATCCAGCATCGGTTTGAGCGCAACGCCGATCGCTACAAGACCCGATTCGGGCTCGTACCCGGATTCAGAGCTGGGCTGCACTGCGGAGAAGTAACTGCCGGAGAAATCGGTCAAATAAAAAGAGATATCATCTATTCCGGGGATGTACTTAACACAACAGCCAGAATCCAGGACCAGTGCAAGGTGATCAACGAACAGGTTCTGGTTTCCGGCCTACTGGTCAAAAAAATTTTGCCTTGTAACGGGTACAAATTTCTGCCCAAAGGCGACACCCGGCTAAGGGGCAAACATGAATCTGTCTCACTTTTTGCCGTAACCCCCTTGGGATAG